In one window of Bos mutus isolate GX-2022 chromosome 13, NWIPB_WYAK_1.1, whole genome shotgun sequence DNA:
- the BMI1 gene encoding polycomb complex protein BMI-1 — protein sequence MHRTTRIKITELNPHLMCVLCGGYFIDATTIIECLHSFCKTCIVRYLETSKYCPICDVQVHKTRPLLNIRSDKTLQDIVYKLVPGLFKNEMKRRRDFYAAHPSADAANGSNEDRGEVADEDKRIITDDEIISLSIEFFDQNRLDRKINKDKEKSKEEVNDKRYLRCPAAMTVMHLRKFLRSKMDIPNTFQIDVMYEEEPLKDYYTLMDIAYIYTWRRNGPLPLKYRVRPTCKRMKISHQRDGLTNTGELESDSGSDKANSPAGGIPSTSSCLPSPSTPVQSPHPQFPHISSTMNGTSSSPSGNHQSSFANRPRKSSVNGSSATSSG from the exons ATGCATCGAACAACCAGAATCAAGATCACTGAGCTAAATCCCCACCTAATGTGTGTTCTTTGTGGAGGGTACTTCATTGATGCCACAACCATAATAGAATGTCTACATTCCT TCTGTAAAACGTGTATTGTGCGTTACCTGGAGACCAGCAAGTATTGTCCTATCTGTGATGTCCAAGTTCACAAAACCAGACCACTACTGAATATAAg GTCAGATAAAACTCTTCAAGATATTGTATACAAATTAGTTCCAGGGCTTTTCAAAA atgaaatgaagagaagaaggGATTTTTATGCCGCTCATCCTTCAGCTGATG cTGCCAATGGCTCTAATGAAGACAGAGGAGAAGTGGCTGATGAAGATAAGAGAATTATAACTGATGATGAGATAATAAGTTTATCCATTGAATTCTTTGACCAGAACAG attgGATCGGAAAATAAACAAGGACAAAGAGAAATCTAAGGAGGAG GTGAATGATAAAAGATATTTACGATGCCCAGCAGCAATGACTGTAATGCACCTAAGAAAGTTTCTCAGAAGTAAAATGGACATACCTAATACTTTCCAG ATTGATGTCATGTATGAAGAGGAACCTTTAAAAGATTACTATACACTAATGGATATTGCCTACATTTATACCTGGAGAAGG AATGGCCCACTTCCTTTGAAATACAGAGTTCGacctacttgtaaaagaatgaagatcAGTCATCAGAGAGATGGACTGACTAACACTGGAGAACTGGAAAGTGACTCTGGGAGTGACAAGGCCAACAGCCCAGCAGGAGGCATCCCCTCCACCTCTTCCTGTTTGCCCAGTCCCAGCACTCCAGTCCAGTCTCctcatcctcagtttcctcacatttCCAGTACTATGAATGGaaccagcagcagccccagcggTAACCACCAATCTTCCTTTGCCAATAGACCTCGAAAATCATCAGTAAATGGGTCGTCAGCAACTTCATCTGGTTGA
- the COMMD3 gene encoding COMM domain-containing protein 3 translates to MELSEYVQKGFQMLADPGSFDSNTFTLLLRAAFQSLLDAQADEAVLDHPDLKHIDPVVLKHCHAAAATYILEAGKQRADRSTLSTYLEDCKFDSERIELFWTEYQNNRNSLEILLGSIGRSLPHITDVSWRLEYQIKTNQLDKMYRPAYLVTLNVENTDSRSHPEISFSCNMEQLQDLVGKLKDASKSLERATQL, encoded by the exons ATGGAGCTTTCGGAGTATGTGCAGAAAGGCTTCCAGATGCTGGCCGATCCCGGCTCCTTCGACTCCAACACCTTCACGCTTCTCCTCCGGGCGGCTTTCCAGAGTCTGCTGGACGCCCAGGCGGACGAGGCCGTGTTAG ATCACCCAGACTTGAAACATATCGACCCAGTGGTTTTAAAACATTGTCATGCAGCAGCTGCAACTTACATACTGGAGGCTGGAAAGCAAAGAGCTGACAGATCAACTCTAAG cacttatcTAGAAGACTGTAAATTTGACAGCGAGAGAATAGAATTGTTTTGGACGGAATATCAg AATAATAGGAATTCCCTAGAAATCCTACTGGGAAG TATAGGCAGATCTCTCCCACATATAACTGATGTTTCTTGGCGTTTGGAATATCAGATAAAG ACCAATCAACTTGATAAGATGTACAGACCTGCATATTTGGTGACCTTAAATGTAGAG AACACTGACTCCCGATCCCACCCAGAGATTAGTTTTAGTTGCAACATGGAACAATTACAG GACTTAGTAGGAAAACTTAAAGATGCTTCGAAAAGCCTGGAAAGAGCAACTCAGTTGTAA